One Pseudoalteromonas sp. UG3-2 DNA window includes the following coding sequences:
- a CDS encoding sensor domain-containing protein, whose translation MLTAPQLAWLIPCALALLSIPYLLWSNQRLKKSTRQLQHSEQRFKSTIEGSGDTLWDWNIQSGEIIRINDKYNMNAAKPGNSIPNQNRIHPQDVHIVEKLLKQHFAEKTPFFEASYRIKDDLGQYHWVLDRGKIIEKDDNLNPLRMTGTVRDIGHFKNTEERLNLFAKCVESLTDAIAIYDKDYFLVDLNPSYLKLFGGQREHYLNKQFTLPGYDNKFIAQVKSQLQQTEHWQEELKLRNAADVLLPMEITIDEIKNNHGQITNYVVVYSDLTERKKAESQLHNLSNRDRTTGLPNRNLFFTNLQKLSQQGTHHALLVFDLDNFKKINDSLGHQLGDTLLAKLAMRLNKLARQQDTFYRLGGDEFALIITGTNDIHTITRTAKQFLAAIATPFRIANHELVITSSVGIVLCPEDGKSPESLLKNADTAMYHAKQKGNHYLFFNDSMNEQAVKRLQIENLMRYGLKEDHFVVYYQPKMNIKTGELVGMEALVRFITPKKGVISPGVFIPIAEETGQIIDIGEVVLDKACQDVKRWIDKGLFNGRVAVNLSAKQFSLPDLTTRIDIILQKNQLPSYFLELEITEGTVMDDPKEAIDIMQSLSARGIHLAMDDFGTGYSSLAYLKQFPLNTLKVDKAFIDDMGNERGRNMVDSIVTIAHNLDLHVVAEGVEQKQQLQLLEQLNCQTVQGYYFSKPLSSAEFEQFLLQHQQPEHAPNLQLVQ comes from the coding sequence ATGCTAACAGCCCCGCAACTTGCCTGGCTGATTCCGTGCGCGTTGGCTTTACTTTCCATCCCTTACTTATTGTGGTCGAATCAACGTTTAAAAAAGTCGACTCGACAATTACAACATTCAGAACAGCGCTTTAAAAGCACCATTGAAGGCAGTGGCGATACCCTGTGGGACTGGAACATTCAATCTGGTGAGATCATCCGGATTAATGACAAATACAATATGAATGCTGCCAAGCCAGGCAATAGCATTCCCAACCAAAACCGCATTCACCCCCAAGATGTCCACATTGTCGAAAAACTATTAAAGCAACATTTTGCTGAAAAAACGCCTTTCTTTGAAGCCAGCTACCGCATTAAAGACGATTTAGGTCAGTATCACTGGGTGTTAGACCGCGGCAAGATCATTGAAAAGGACGACAACCTTAACCCACTGCGAATGACAGGTACGGTTCGTGATATTGGTCACTTTAAAAATACCGAAGAGCGTTTAAACCTATTTGCTAAATGCGTTGAATCACTTACTGATGCCATCGCCATTTACGACAAAGATTACTTTTTAGTCGACCTCAACCCCAGTTACCTTAAGCTCTTTGGCGGTCAACGGGAGCATTACCTCAATAAGCAATTTACCCTGCCAGGGTATGACAATAAGTTTATTGCTCAGGTCAAATCGCAATTACAGCAAACGGAGCATTGGCAGGAAGAGTTAAAACTTAGAAATGCCGCGGATGTGTTATTGCCAATGGAGATCACCATTGATGAGATTAAAAATAATCATGGTCAAATCACCAATTACGTCGTGGTCTACTCCGACTTAACTGAGCGTAAAAAAGCCGAATCACAACTGCATAACCTATCAAATCGCGATAGAACCACTGGGCTGCCTAACCGTAATTTGTTTTTTACCAATCTACAAAAACTGTCACAGCAAGGTACTCACCATGCGCTGCTGGTTTTTGATCTCGATAACTTTAAAAAAATCAATGACTCACTGGGCCACCAACTAGGCGACACCCTACTGGCAAAGCTTGCCATGCGCCTCAACAAGTTAGCGCGTCAGCAAGATACCTTTTACCGCCTTGGCGGCGATGAGTTTGCACTTATTATTACTGGCACCAACGACATTCACACCATAACCCGCACGGCAAAACAGTTTCTAGCCGCGATAGCAACACCGTTTCGCATCGCCAATCATGAGCTGGTGATCACCTCATCGGTAGGCATTGTGCTGTGCCCAGAGGATGGCAAATCGCCAGAAAGCCTGCTGAAAAATGCCGATACTGCGATGTATCACGCGAAACAAAAAGGCAACCACTACTTATTTTTCAACGATTCGATGAATGAGCAAGCGGTTAAGCGGTTGCAAATAGAAAACTTGATGCGCTATGGCCTTAAAGAAGATCACTTCGTGGTCTATTACCAGCCTAAAATGAACATCAAAACCGGTGAGCTGGTTGGTATGGAAGCATTAGTGCGCTTTATTACGCCCAAAAAAGGCGTCATCAGCCCGGGAGTTTTCATTCCCATCGCCGAAGAAACTGGGCAGATTATCGACATTGGCGAAGTGGTGCTCGATAAAGCATGCCAAGACGTTAAACGCTGGATAGACAAAGGGCTGTTTAATGGTCGAGTGGCCGTCAATCTATCAGCGAAACAATTTAGCTTACCAGACTTAACCACTCGCATTGATATCATTTTACAAAAGAATCAACTGCCGTCTTACTTCCTTGAACTAGAAATCACGGAAGGCACGGTAATGGATGACCCCAAAGAAGCCATCGACATCATGCAGTCACTCAGTGCTCGCGGTATACATTTGGCCATGGATGACTTTGGTACCGGCTATTCGTCATTGGCCTACTTAAAACAGTTCCCACTGAATACCCTCAAAGTGGATAAAGCCTTTATTGATGACATGGGGAACGAGCGTGGCCGTAACATGGTCGATTCCATCGTTACCATCGCCCATAACCTTGACTTACATGTCGTTGCCGAAGGCGTTGAGCAAAAGCAGCAACTGCAATTATTGGAGCAGCTCAACTGCCAGACGGTGCAGGGATACTACTTCTCAAAGCCTTTATCTAGCGCTGAGTTTGAGCAATTCCTACTGCAACACCAGCAACCCGAACATGCCCCGAACCTGCAATTAGTGCAGTAA
- a CDS encoding MmcQ/YjbR family DNA-binding protein, with translation MDQKSVHEYLQAKPATFITKPFAQDVDVYKVQHKMFATLTEGKEGQVDDNGEPVWWLNVKCDPDEALLLRDKYESVVPGYHMNKRLWNTVILDGTVPADAIKKMIDDSYQIVVDNLPTAQREELEKKIAQQ, from the coding sequence ATGGATCAGAAAAGCGTACATGAATATTTGCAGGCCAAACCTGCAACGTTTATTACGAAACCTTTCGCACAAGATGTAGATGTATATAAGGTTCAACATAAAATGTTTGCCACTTTGACTGAGGGGAAAGAGGGGCAAGTCGATGACAATGGTGAACCGGTTTGGTGGTTAAATGTAAAGTGCGACCCTGATGAAGCCTTATTGTTACGTGATAAGTACGAATCAGTGGTACCTGGTTATCACATGAACAAGCGACTGTGGAATACAGTGATTTTAGATGGCACAGTACCTGCGGACGCGATTAAAAAAATGATCGATGACTCCTACCAAATTGTGGTAGACAACCTACCTACAGCACAACGCGAAGAGTTAGAAAAAAAGATCGCACAGCAATAA
- a CDS encoding 6-phosphofructokinase, translated as MSKKIAILTSGGDAPGMNSAIRSVTLSALRCGFECIGFYHGYNGLIEQEFCNLSAQSVTDITQQGGTILKSARCPAMHTEEGVQQAANSLRKLHVDALIVIGGDGSFRGLEALWQHWQGTLIGLPGTIDNDLAGCDNTIGFSTAVNTATSAIDKIRDTANAFERVFITEVMGRHNGHIAFHVGISCGAEAILSFENCDPNNHQAIEAQLIAAITKQQQKHGSFMIVLAENLWPGGAQALKAQLNNQTEINAAMCVLGHIQRGGAPSAEDRILATELGIAAVETITSGSVTTPVMIGKVQGQLLQSDIAEILQQQKPVSPQWVKRYQSYLAEL; from the coding sequence ATGAGTAAAAAGATTGCCATACTAACCAGCGGCGGCGATGCCCCGGGAATGAACTCTGCTATTCGCTCAGTGACACTGTCAGCGCTACGCTGTGGGTTTGAATGTATTGGCTTTTATCATGGCTATAACGGCTTAATTGAACAAGAGTTCTGCAACCTATCGGCGCAGAGTGTCACCGATATAACGCAGCAAGGTGGCACCATTTTAAAAAGTGCTCGGTGTCCGGCCATGCACACTGAAGAAGGCGTACAACAAGCGGCAAACAGCTTGCGTAAACTGCACGTAGATGCCCTTATTGTTATTGGCGGCGATGGCTCATTTCGTGGCTTGGAGGCGCTTTGGCAACATTGGCAAGGGACGCTTATTGGTTTGCCCGGTACCATAGACAATGATTTAGCCGGCTGTGATAACACCATTGGCTTTTCTACAGCGGTCAACACAGCCACCAGCGCCATTGATAAAATTCGGGATACCGCCAATGCCTTTGAACGCGTCTTTATCACTGAGGTGATGGGTCGCCACAATGGCCACATCGCTTTTCACGTTGGTATTAGCTGTGGCGCCGAGGCCATCTTGTCCTTTGAGAACTGTGACCCCAACAACCACCAAGCCATCGAAGCACAATTAATTGCAGCCATTACTAAACAACAGCAAAAGCATGGCAGCTTTATGATAGTACTGGCTGAGAACCTTTGGCCCGGAGGCGCACAAGCCCTAAAAGCACAGCTGAATAACCAGACCGAGATAAACGCGGCCATGTGTGTACTTGGCCATATTCAACGTGGTGGCGCGCCAAGCGCAGAAGACCGAATTCTCGCCACTGAACTGGGAATTGCCGCAGTAGAAACCATAACCTCAGGCTCGGTGACGACCCCCGTGATGATTGGCAAAGTACAAGGCCAGCTGCTGCAAAGTGATATCGCCGAGATATTACAACAGCAAAAACCCGTTTCACCGCAATGGGTTAAGCGCTACCAGAGTTATTTGGCAGAGCTGTAA
- the nhaD gene encoding sodium:proton antiporter NhaD: MKTTGTLLFLCAGLMLLPFKALAAQGTLDLTDSTLGMLCIIVFVLAYTLVMLEEKLHMRKSKPVLVAAGLIWLMIGAFYVNQGQPDVTEHAFRHNLLEFAELMLFLLVAMTYINALEERRLFDALRAWMIQKGFSYQNLFWITGFLSFFISPIADNLTTALLMCAVVMKVAEGDRAFINLSCINIVIAANAGGAFSPFGDITTLMVWQSGMVHFSEFLVLFVPALVNYLVPAAIMSYFVAAKKPSAVYERVELKRGALRILALFLLTVATAVLCHSLLHLPPVLGMMMGLGYLQFFGYFLRMTLPGSLARKRAMAEREGDKKRLEKLGSVVPFDVFSKVSRAEWDTLLFFYGIVMCVGGLGFLGYLSLMSEFLYGQWSATYANVFLGIISAVIDNIPVMFAVLAMQPEMSHGHWLLITLTAGVGGSLLSVGSAAGVALMGQARGYYTFLGHLKWTPVIFLGYAASIVCHLWLNEGAFSVFG; the protein is encoded by the coding sequence ATGAAAACCACAGGAACACTGCTTTTTCTTTGTGCTGGACTCATGCTCCTACCATTTAAGGCGCTAGCAGCACAAGGAACCCTAGATCTCACTGACTCCACCTTAGGCATGCTTTGTATTATTGTGTTTGTCTTAGCATATACCCTAGTGATGTTGGAAGAAAAACTCCATATGCGAAAATCTAAACCGGTTTTGGTCGCAGCTGGTTTGATTTGGCTCATGATCGGCGCGTTTTATGTTAATCAGGGCCAGCCAGATGTCACCGAGCACGCCTTTCGCCATAACTTGTTAGAATTTGCCGAGCTAATGCTGTTTTTACTGGTGGCCATGACTTATATCAATGCCCTAGAAGAGCGGCGCCTATTCGATGCCCTGCGGGCATGGATGATCCAAAAAGGCTTTAGCTATCAAAATCTTTTTTGGATCACCGGTTTCTTATCCTTTTTTATTTCTCCCATTGCCGATAACTTAACTACGGCATTACTGATGTGTGCGGTGGTGATGAAAGTGGCTGAAGGTGACAGGGCCTTTATCAACCTTAGCTGCATCAATATTGTCATTGCTGCCAATGCCGGTGGCGCGTTCAGTCCATTTGGTGATATTACCACCTTAATGGTGTGGCAATCTGGCATGGTGCATTTTAGTGAGTTTTTGGTGCTGTTTGTGCCTGCTTTAGTGAACTACCTCGTGCCCGCGGCCATCATGAGTTATTTCGTCGCGGCAAAAAAACCGTCTGCGGTCTATGAGCGCGTTGAGCTCAAACGTGGCGCATTGCGAATTTTGGCGCTGTTTTTACTTACGGTAGCCACCGCGGTGTTGTGCCACAGCCTGCTGCATCTGCCTCCGGTATTGGGCATGATGATGGGATTAGGCTACTTGCAATTTTTTGGCTATTTTTTGCGCATGACATTACCAGGTTCATTAGCGCGAAAGCGGGCTATGGCAGAGCGTGAAGGCGATAAAAAGCGCTTAGAAAAGCTCGGTAGTGTGGTGCCATTTGATGTCTTTAGTAAGGTATCTCGTGCCGAGTGGGACACTTTACTGTTTTTCTACGGTATCGTCATGTGCGTTGGTGGCCTTGGCTTCTTAGGCTATTTAAGTCTTATGTCAGAGTTTTTATATGGGCAATGGTCAGCGACTTATGCCAATGTCTTTTTAGGTATTATTTCCGCTGTTATCGATAACATTCCGGTGATGTTTGCGGTATTAGCGATGCAACCCGAGATGTCACACGGCCATTGGTTGCTGATCACACTTACCGCTGGCGTAGGGGGAAGTTTGTTGTCGGTTGGTTCCGCAGCAGGTGTGGCGTTAATGGGGCAAGCTCGAGGTTATTATACCTTTTTAGGTCATTTAAAATGGACACCGGTTATTTTCTTAGGCTATGCCGCGAGCATTGTTTGCCACCTGTGGTTAAACGAGGGGGCTTTCAGTGTGTTTGGTTAG
- a CDS encoding 2OG-Fe(II) oxygenase yields MLQLTQQQQASLQQQLTSDGFARIDNILADNDAEQLHQCLLGLDYNTALFHQNKVKTVTDQQLGALTPQERQVLFEDIYSDAAQGLGFMYCRHSVGAHSPSVLNQLYQSLNAAALQQLISDISGEQIIHTSAQATRYISGQYLTRHTDVVESEGRVYAYVLGVSKNWHPDWGGLLQLFERDGTPTTSYAPRFNSLVVFDVKKLHSVTYVAPYAKGPRLSVTGWFRTKA; encoded by the coding sequence ATGCTTCAACTTACGCAACAGCAACAAGCTTCATTACAACAACAATTAACTAGCGATGGCTTTGCGCGCATAGACAATATCTTGGCAGACAACGACGCCGAACAGTTGCACCAATGCTTGCTCGGATTAGACTATAACACCGCACTTTTTCACCAAAATAAGGTAAAAACAGTCACTGATCAGCAGCTTGGGGCGCTTACCCCACAGGAGCGCCAAGTACTATTTGAAGATATCTATAGTGACGCCGCCCAAGGGCTCGGGTTTATGTACTGCAGACACTCAGTTGGAGCGCATAGTCCGAGCGTCTTAAACCAATTGTACCAAAGTCTCAATGCTGCCGCCCTGCAACAACTGATCTCAGACATCAGTGGCGAGCAGATCATTCACACCTCAGCGCAGGCCACTCGTTACATCAGTGGCCAGTATCTCACTCGCCATACCGATGTAGTTGAATCTGAAGGCCGAGTGTATGCTTATGTATTGGGTGTGAGCAAAAACTGGCACCCGGATTGGGGTGGATTACTGCAGCTGTTTGAAAGAGATGGCACGCCAACCACCAGCTACGCACCAAGGTTCAACTCCTTAGTGGTGTTTGACGTCAAAAAATTGCACTCGGTGACTTATGTCGCCCCTTATGCCAAGGGACCACGGCTATCTGTTACTGGTTGGTTTCGTACCAAAGCATAA
- a CDS encoding DUF368 domain-containing protein, with protein sequence MQYQDSKRDYLWMFLKGAGMGAADVVPGVSGGTIAFITGIYARFLAAIKSVDLEALRLLKQQGVKATWQHIDGNFLTAVFSGLIVSAASLAKVITYLLANYQLLVWSFFFGLIVASFIHVAKQVTRWRLVNISACVIGAVIAFIITSLSPAEAQASPMMFFLSGTIAICAMILPGISGSFILLLLGMYGHVLLAVTQLQILLIGLFLLGCVVGLMSFSRLLSWLFKHYEQVTFALLSGFLIGSLNLLWPWKQVLTTYVNSSGVEKPLTQANIWPWQYSEIYGQAPQTLACVLLAVAGLALILAIEKISQRY encoded by the coding sequence GTGCAGTATCAAGATAGCAAACGCGACTATCTCTGGATGTTTCTGAAGGGGGCTGGAATGGGCGCTGCTGACGTAGTCCCTGGGGTTTCTGGTGGAACCATTGCTTTTATTACCGGAATTTACGCGCGTTTCTTAGCGGCGATAAAAAGTGTTGATTTAGAGGCCTTGCGGCTGCTCAAACAACAAGGGGTGAAAGCAACTTGGCAGCACATCGATGGCAACTTTTTAACTGCGGTATTCTCTGGCTTAATTGTCAGCGCAGCTTCATTGGCGAAAGTTATTACTTACTTACTCGCTAATTATCAGTTGTTGGTGTGGTCGTTCTTTTTTGGCCTAATTGTGGCGTCGTTTATTCACGTAGCAAAACAAGTGACGCGTTGGCGGTTAGTAAATATCAGTGCTTGTGTTATCGGGGCTGTGATTGCCTTTATCATTACCTCGCTCTCGCCCGCAGAAGCCCAGGCTTCACCCATGATGTTCTTCTTATCTGGCACCATTGCCATTTGTGCCATGATTTTACCGGGGATCTCAGGCAGCTTTATTTTGCTGTTACTGGGCATGTATGGCCATGTGCTGTTGGCAGTAACCCAGTTACAAATATTGCTGATTGGTTTATTTTTATTGGGCTGTGTGGTTGGCTTAATGTCGTTTTCGCGGTTGCTAAGTTGGCTATTTAAGCACTATGAACAAGTGACTTTTGCGCTGTTGTCGGGGTTTTTAATTGGTTCCTTAAACCTTTTGTGGCCATGGAAGCAGGTACTCACCACCTATGTTAATTCCAGTGGCGTAGAAAAACCGCTGACTCAAGCAAACATTTGGCCATGGCAGTACAGCGAGATTTATGGCCAAGCACCGCAAACCCTTGCTTGTGTGCTGCTGGCGGTCGCCGGTTTGGCGCTTATTCTCGCCATAGAGAAAATTTCTCAGCGCTATTAA
- a CDS encoding DUF3530 family protein has translation MIIIVFLFIVWGLCGTALAAEHINPPPLEHFYQQDAERFYESSELLTLQSEGEDFYVFHQPYMAAAKAGTVVLIPDMLAPPLNSSGISFLAQRLSDDGFDTYTISAPGVSSSADILPPDLGAQAPEENQQAGNKVLTGVSERNLDDYKTALISRFEALYNTLSKSPEEQLVVVAFGNSAGVFVEHLATLPSLQIDAVTVISPQLPNAARQKHLAANLSLVSPALLDIYYSFDNPSVVDSTNMRKRWALRNNKYDYRQRELFGVKTDPLQHQRLRKELLGFLRVL, from the coding sequence ATGATTATCATCGTTTTCTTATTTATTGTCTGGGGTTTATGTGGCACCGCCCTAGCTGCTGAGCACATTAATCCGCCGCCACTTGAGCATTTTTACCAACAAGATGCCGAACGTTTTTATGAGTCCTCTGAGCTGTTAACATTGCAATCAGAGGGCGAGGATTTTTATGTTTTTCATCAGCCCTACATGGCAGCCGCCAAAGCTGGGACAGTGGTATTAATCCCCGATATGCTAGCGCCGCCACTCAACAGCAGTGGCATTAGCTTTTTAGCCCAGCGCTTAAGTGATGACGGCTTTGACACCTATACCATTAGCGCTCCAGGGGTAAGCAGCAGTGCTGATATTTTGCCCCCAGATCTAGGTGCTCAGGCTCCTGAAGAAAATCAGCAAGCAGGCAACAAAGTACTTACTGGCGTCAGTGAGCGCAACCTTGATGACTACAAAACCGCCCTAATTAGCCGCTTTGAAGCGCTCTACAACACCCTTAGCAAAAGCCCAGAAGAGCAACTGGTGGTGGTGGCCTTTGGTAACAGCGCGGGCGTATTTGTAGAGCACTTAGCTACCTTACCGAGCTTGCAAATCGATGCGGTGACGGTAATAAGTCCACAACTGCCTAATGCCGCCCGACAAAAGCACCTTGCTGCAAACTTATCTTTGGTGAGCCCAGCATTACTGGATATCTATTATTCTTTTGACAACCCCAGTGTGGTCGACAGCACCAACATGAGAAAGCGTTGGGCGCTGCGTAATAATAAATACGACTACCGCCAACGCGAGCTATTTGGGGTTAAAACCGATCCGCTTCAGCATCAACGTTTACGCAAAGAGTTGCTGGGCTTTTTACGGGTACTTTAG
- the djlA gene encoding co-chaperone DjlA, which produces MWGKLLGTIFGFLFGRWLGAILGFYLGHLFDRGLKQDFDKVGGFQGFMKGEDLHERQALFFSSCFAVMGHIAKSNGRVSEIHIQAASAFMTEMGLEGEERREAQRAFNAGKAADFSIKEAVGDFKEAFARRYDLRQLFLEIQIQMAFCDGHVSDAEKTLLKQVAKSLGFAETHFLFLLKRYQAEFEFRRSNATGQGQRHSGQRQAAADPGLSRTQALAVLGLSEGASEREIKKAYRKLMAQHHPDKLVSQGLPEHMMEVAKRKSQDIQSAYEYLKKASA; this is translated from the coding sequence ATGTGGGGTAAGTTACTCGGTACCATTTTTGGGTTCTTATTTGGGCGCTGGTTAGGCGCGATTCTAGGCTTTTATCTGGGGCACTTATTTGACCGTGGTTTAAAGCAAGACTTTGACAAAGTAGGCGGCTTTCAAGGGTTTATGAAAGGGGAAGACCTTCATGAGCGTCAGGCGCTGTTTTTCTCTAGTTGCTTTGCGGTAATGGGACATATTGCCAAGTCAAATGGTCGCGTCAGTGAAATTCATATTCAAGCCGCATCAGCATTTATGACCGAAATGGGACTTGAAGGGGAAGAGCGCCGCGAAGCACAACGTGCCTTCAATGCCGGAAAAGCAGCTGACTTTTCGATTAAAGAAGCGGTGGGCGACTTCAAAGAAGCTTTTGCTCGGCGTTATGATTTACGCCAGCTGTTTTTAGAAATTCAAATTCAAATGGCGTTTTGTGATGGCCACGTTTCCGATGCTGAGAAAACTTTACTTAAGCAAGTGGCAAAATCTTTAGGCTTTGCTGAAACGCACTTCTTATTTTTATTAAAGCGTTACCAAGCTGAGTTTGAATTCCGTCGCTCGAATGCAACAGGGCAAGGGCAACGCCACAGTGGTCAACGCCAAGCTGCTGCCGATCCGGGCTTGAGTCGCACTCAAGCTTTAGCGGTGCTGGGGTTAAGTGAAGGCGCCAGTGAACGCGAAATTAAAAAGGCATATCGCAAATTGATGGCGCAACACCACCCCGATAAATTGGTATCGCAAGGCCTGCCAGAGCACATGATGGAAGTGGCTAAACGCAAGAGCCAAGATATTCAAAGCGCTTACGAGTACCTTAAAAAAGCAAGCGCCTAA
- the murU gene encoding N-acetylmuramate alpha-1-phosphate uridylyltransferase MurU, protein MKAMILAAGRGKRMMPLTASKPKPMLEVAGRPLIEHHLQGLRDAGIDEVVINLAWQGEAIKDYFGDGSAFGVTISYSQEPEGGLETAGGIIKALPLLCQDSDQFVVINGDVFTDYDCSSLTALQLGSDTPGECLAHIVLVENPAHNPDGDFALAHQPLNSNKYTFAGIGKYHRDFFGHHTAEFLKLGPMLAEGLNNHCVSTELYLGQWDDIGTPERLALINDKVGRG, encoded by the coding sequence ATGAAAGCAATGATATTAGCCGCGGGGCGAGGCAAACGCATGATGCCGTTGACCGCAAGCAAGCCTAAACCCATGTTGGAGGTCGCTGGTCGACCGCTAATAGAGCACCACCTGCAAGGTTTACGTGATGCCGGCATTGACGAGGTGGTGATTAATTTGGCATGGCAGGGCGAAGCCATTAAAGACTATTTTGGTGATGGCAGCGCGTTTGGTGTCACTATTAGTTATAGTCAGGAGCCCGAAGGGGGGTTGGAGACTGCAGGTGGGATTATAAAAGCCTTGCCGTTATTATGCCAAGACAGTGACCAGTTTGTGGTGATTAATGGCGATGTGTTCACGGACTATGACTGCAGCAGTTTAACTGCTTTGCAGTTGGGCAGTGATACCCCAGGCGAATGTTTAGCGCATATTGTGTTGGTGGAAAACCCAGCACATAACCCTGATGGCGACTTTGCGCTGGCGCATCAGCCACTGAACAGTAATAAGTACACCTTTGCTGGCATAGGTAAGTATCATCGCGATTTTTTTGGCCATCACACGGCTGAGTTTTTAAAGCTGGGCCCTATGCTTGCAGAAGGCCTTAATAATCATTGCGTCTCAACCGAGCTGTATCTTGGTCAGTGGGATGATATTGGCACCCCAGAGCGTTTGGCGTTGATAAATGACAAAGTAGGAAGAGGTTAG
- a CDS encoding aminoglycoside phosphotransferase family protein, which yields MNNPTAIDVFLQSALGGRDYRYQAITSDASFRRYFRVWQGQHAWVLMQSPTDKLDNTVFVELTQHFAQHGLNVPKIIAEDSSNGLLLLQDLGTEHLADRLELDSVNADYQALLQQIPAIAKTPHHPLMKPYDADFIAMELDIFRHWLVEKWLGSELSPYQQVQWQQLSESLVKLMLQQPQVTMHRDFHSRNLIWHQQRWFLIDYQDAVTGPVTYDAVSLLRDCYTRLPAEQFAQLQQYSYQLLQDAQLLADMTYHEYQFYFDITGIQRHLKAAGIFTRLLQRDGKAGYLDNIQPTLQYILDVSKKHESFQWLASWIENDIMPQVAVKLTQTKR from the coding sequence ATGAATAATCCAACGGCCATTGATGTCTTTTTACAGTCGGCTTTAGGCGGCCGCGACTACCGTTACCAAGCGATCACCTCAGATGCCAGTTTTCGGCGTTATTTTCGTGTCTGGCAAGGCCAACATGCTTGGGTTTTAATGCAAAGCCCAACCGATAAACTCGACAATACTGTGTTCGTTGAACTGACTCAACATTTTGCTCAGCACGGGCTGAATGTTCCAAAGATTATTGCCGAAGACAGTAGCAATGGCTTATTGCTACTGCAAGACTTGGGTACCGAGCACCTTGCCGACCGCCTTGAACTCGACAGTGTTAACGCTGACTATCAAGCCTTATTACAGCAGATCCCTGCCATTGCTAAGACCCCTCATCATCCCTTAATGAAGCCATATGATGCGGACTTTATTGCTATGGAGCTGGATATCTTTCGTCACTGGTTGGTGGAAAAGTGGCTTGGCTCTGAGCTGAGTCCTTACCAACAAGTACAATGGCAACAATTAAGCGAGAGTTTAGTCAAGCTGATGTTGCAACAGCCTCAGGTCACCATGCATCGTGACTTTCATAGCCGTAATCTGATTTGGCATCAGCAGCGCTGGTTTCTAATTGATTATCAAGATGCGGTCACCGGGCCTGTCACTTACGATGCCGTGTCATTACTGCGAGATTGTTATACGCGATTACCGGCGGAACAATTTGCCCAGTTACAACAATACAGCTATCAGCTACTGCAAGACGCTCAGCTACTGGCTGACATGACCTACCATGAGTATCAGTTTTACTTTGATATTACTGGTATTCAGCGCCACTTAAAAGCGGCGGGGATTTTTACTCGGCTATTACAACGGGACGGCAAGGCAGGTTACCTCGACAATATTCAGCCAACACTGCAATACATTCTCGATGTGTCTAAAAAGCACGAAAGCTTTCAATGGCTTGCAAGCTGGATCGAAAATGACATAATGCCTCAAGTGGCAGTAAAACTGACTCAAACAAAGCGTTAA